In Populus nigra chromosome 1, ddPopNigr1.1, whole genome shotgun sequence, one genomic interval encodes:
- the LOC133702556 gene encoding probable amino acid permease 7 codes for MAVKHELENSLLLDDDGRTRRTGTLWSCIAHIITAVIGSGVLSLAWSVAQLGWIAGPVAMLCFAIVTYVSVVLLSDCYRYPDPVTGTRNYSYMDAVRVNLGKTQTCLCGLFQYLFMYGICTAYVITTSTSMSAIRRSNCYHEKGHNAPCEYVDTPYMLVFGAVQIVTSQIPDFHSIKWLSVLAAIMSFAYSLTGFGLGLATVMESGMIKGSITGAPAATRAKKLWLVFEALGDIAYAYPYALILLEIQDTLRSPPPENKTMKKASMIALFLTTLFYLLCGCFGYAAFGNSTPGNLLTGLGFYEPYWLIDFANACIVLHLVGGYQLFSQPVFTFVERWSSKKFPNSGFLNNFYSIKLPLLPSFHINIFRICFRTAYVVSTTVIATVFPYFNQVLGLLGALNFWPLAIYFPVEMYFVQNKIEAWTRKWVVLRTFSFVCFLVSIVGLIGSIEGIVSAKSM; via the exons ATGGCAGTCAAACATGAGCTAGAGAATAGTTTGTTGCTTGATGATGATGGGCGGACAAGAAGAACTG GAACCTTATGGAGTTGCATAGCTCATATAATTACGGCTGTTATCGGCTCTGGTGTTCTGTCTTTGGCTTGGAGTGTAGCACAGCTAGGATGGATAGCAGGTCCAGTTGCCATGCTTTGCTTCGCTATTGTCACCTATGTTTCTGTTGTGCTTCTTTCTGATTGCTACAGATATCCTGACCCTGTCACTGGAACACGAAACTACTCTTACATGGATGCTGTTAGAGTGAATCTTG GTAAAACCCAGACATGCCTTTGCGGATTGTTTCAGTATCTGTTCATGTATGGGATTTGCACTGCATATGTCATTACCACTTCGACTAGTATGAG CGCAATTCGACGATCAAACTGTTACCATGAAAAAGGTCACAATGCACCTTGTGAATACGTGGATACTCCGTATATGCTGGTATTCGGAGCTGTTCAGATTGTAACATCACAGATACCAGATTTCCACAGCATAAAATGGCTTTCAGTTCTTGCTGCAATCATGTCTTTTGCCTACTCTCTTACAGGATTTGGACTTGGCTTGGCTACAGTAATGG AAAGTGGAATGATCAAGGGAAGCATTACGGGTGCCCCAGCTGCTACTAGAGCTAAAAAACTATGGTTAGTCTTTGAAGCTCTTGGGGACATTGCTTACGCCTATCCATACGCACTAATTCTTCTTGAAATTCAG GATACTTTGAGGTCACCTCCACCTGAGAACAAGACCATGAAGAAGGCATCGATGATTGCACTCTTCTTGACAACATTATTTTACCTCTTATGTGGATGCTTTGGATACGCAGCTTTTGGCAACAGTACTCCTGGAAATCTTTTGACAGGACTTGGATTTTATGAGCCTTACTGGCTCATTGACTTTGCTAATGCTTGCATTGTTCTACATTTGGTTGGAGGCTATCAG CTCTTCAGTCAGCCAGTATTCACGTTTGTAGAACGTTGGTCCTCGAAGAAGTTCCCAAACAGTGGATTTCTGAATAACTTCTACAGCATCAAACTCCCACTGTTGCCTTCTTTTCACATTAATATTTTCAGGATATGTTTTCGAACTGCATATGTTGTGTCAACTACCGTGATTGCCACCGTTTTCCCTTACTTCAACCAAGTTCTGGGGCTATTAGGGGCCTTAAACTTTTGGCCATTAGCCATATATTTCCCAGTAGAAATGTATTTTGTACAGAACAAAATAGAGGCTTGGACAAGAAAATGGGTTGTTCTCAGAACATTTAGCTTTGTTTGCTTTCTTGTATCAATTGTAGGCTTGATTGGGTCAATTGAAGGAATTGTAAGTGCTAAATCTATGTAG
- the LOC133673859 gene encoding vacuolar cation/proton exchanger 2-like isoform X2 — MDQNLQVMGTLAQNGSPHEFEEQSLFSPELGTQKMQPGHISEYGSAPGGFQPGVSKMWRNVVYKSIKTVIFSNKLNVLIPFGPLAILVHILTGHNGLVFLLSLLGIIPLAERLGYATEQLAVYTGPTIGGLLNATFGNATELIIAIYALRHGMIRVVQLSLLGSILSNMLLVLGCAFFCGGLVFYRKEQVFNKATATVNSGLLLMAVMGLLFPAVLHSTHTEVHYGKSELALSRFSSCIMLGVYAAYLFFQLKTQKDPYIPLSEEGSQNGENDNDDDETPEISKWESVFWLSIMTAWISILSEYLVDAIEGTSHTWNLPISFIGVILLPIVGNAAEHAGAIMFAMKDKLDISLGIAIGSSTQISMFGIPFCVVIGWIMGQPMDLNFKLFETATLFITVIVVAFFLQEGSSNYFKGLMLILCYVIVAASFFVHEDPPPEGKP; from the exons atggaTCAAAATTTACAAGTG ATGGGAACGTTAGCTCAAAATGGGTCACCACATGAGTTTGAGGAGCAGAGTCTTTTTAGCCCGGAATTAGGCACTCAAAAGATGCAACCTGGTCATATATCTGAGTATGGGTCAGCTCCTGGTGGTTTCCAACCTGGTGTTAGTAAGATGTGGAGGAATGTTGTGTATAAGAGCATAAAGACtgtgattttttcaaataaactaAATGTGCTCATCCCTTTTGGGCCTCTTGCAATCCTCGTCCACATTTTGACCGGGCATAAT GGTTTGGTCTTCCTTCTGAGTCTACTGGGTATAATACCTTTGGCTGAGCGTTTAGGTTATGCTACAGA GCAGCTGGCTGTGTACACAGGGCCTACAA TTGGGGGTCTTCTAAATGCTACTTTCGGAAATGCAACAGAACTCATCATAGCAATATATGCACTGAGACATGGAATGATACGTGTTGTTCAGCTGTCATTATTAGGCTCAATTTTATCGAACATGTTGCTGGTGCTTGGGTGTGCATTCTTCTGTGGTGGGCTTGTTTTTTACAGAAAGGAACAAGTTTTTAACAAG GCAACTGCTACTGTGAATTCAGGATTGCTGTTGATGGCAGTCATGGGGCTACTCTTTCCTGCTGTCCTGCACTCCACACACACGGAGGTGCATTACGGGAAGTCAGAGCTGGCTCTTTCAAGATTCAGCAGTTGCATCATGCTTGGGGTTTATGCTGCCTatctttttttccaattaaagaCCCAGAAAGATCCATACATTCCTCTCTCTGAG GAAGGGAGTCAGAACGGGGAGAATGACAATGATGACGATGAGACTCCGGAGATTTCTAAATGGGAATCAGTTTTTTGGCTTTCAATAATGACAGCTTGGATATCTATCCTATCAGAATATTTAGTGGATGCCATAGAG GGAACATCTCATACCTGGAATCTACCAATTTCATTTATAGGGGTTATCTTGCTCCCAATTGTGGGGAATGCTGCTGAGCATGCTGGTGCTATTATGTTTGCTATGAAAGACAAGCTT GATATATCTTTGGGCATTGCAATAGGTTCATCAACACAAATATCTATGTTTGGA ATTCCCTTTTGTGTGGTCATTGGGTGGATAATGGGGCAGCCCATGGACTTAAACTTTAAACTTTTTGAGACTGCAACTCTTTTCATTACTGTCATCGTCGTGGCCTTCTTTCTGCAG GAAGGAtcttctaattattttaaaggaTTGATGCTCATCCTTTGCTATGTAATTGTTGCTGCAAGTTTCTTTGTTCATGAAGATCCTCCTCCTGAAG GCAAGCCATAA
- the LOC133706012 gene encoding berberine bridge enzyme-like 8, whose protein sequence is MGTLISSILRIFLFYISMETLDPIQETFLQCLSAHSLTSTPISEVTYFPDNPNYLSVLNSYIRNLVFTSPTTPKPLFIVTPTHVSHIRASIICSKIHGLEVRIRSGGHDYDGLSYVSTVPFIMVDLFNMRSVSVDIEDESAWVESGATLGEVYYRIAEKSKIYGYPAGVCPTVGVGGHLSGGGYGNLMRKHGLSVDNIVDAVLVDANGNVLDREAMGEDLFWAIRGGGGASFGIIVSWKIKLVRVPEVVTVFRVERTLEEGASDIVYQWQHVADKIDEDLFIRVVLNPVTRKGQVTIKAKFNALFLGNAQRLVSLMDEQFPGLGLLSTDCKEMSWIESVLFWSNYQIGTSTDVLLERHSTKEKYLKRKSDYVQEPISKTDLEGIWKKMIQLRKPVLTFNPYGGKMSEISELDTPFPHRAGNIYKIQYAASWKEEGAEAVDHNLDLIRKLYDYMTPFVSKSPRCSYLNYRDIDVGINEIGNATYEQASGWGTKYFKGNFDRLVQVKTTVDPGNFFRYEQSIPSLEASSSKNRMSE, encoded by the coding sequence ATGGGAACTCTAATCTCTTCAATACTCAGAATATTTCTGTTCTATATCTCAATGGAAACTCTAGATCCAATCCAAGAAACCTTTCTCCAATGCCTGTCCGCTCATTCTTTAACCTCCACACCAATCTCTGAAGTCACATATTTCCCCGACAATCCTAACTACTTGTCAGTTTTGAATTCTTACATCAGAAACCTTGTATTCACATCTCCTACAACACCAAAACCCTTGTTCATTGTAACCCCCACTCATGTTTCTCACATCCGGGCATCAATCATTTGTTCCAAGATTCATGGTCTTGAAGTCAGAATCCGCAGTGGAGGCCATGATTATGATGGCCTTTCTTATGTGTCAACTGTGCCGTTTATCATGGTTGACTTGTTCAATATGAGGTCTGTTAGTGTTGACATAGAAGATGAGAGCGCTTGGGTAGAGTCAGGTGCTACACTAGGGGAAGTTTATTATAGAATTGCTGAAAAGAGCAAGATTTACGGCTACCCTGCTGGAGTTTGTCCAACAGTTGGTGTTGGAGGCCATTTAAGTGGAGGTGGATATGGTAACTTGATGAGGAAACATGGTTTGTCCGTTGATAATATTGTTGATGCAGTACTGGTTGATGCTAATGGTAATGTTTTGGATAGAGAAGCAATGGGGGAGGATCTTTTCTGGGCTATTAGGGGAGGAGGTGGAGCTAGTTTTGGAATCATTGTTTCATGGAAAATTAAGCTAGTTCGAGTCCCAGAAGTTGTCACTGTTTTTAGAGTTGAAAGGACATTGGAAGAAGGTGCATCAGATATTGTGTATCAATGGCAGCATGTTGCTGATAAAATCGATGAAGATCTCTTTATAAGGGTGGTCCTGAACCCAGTTACTAGGAAGGGGCAAGTGACAATCAAGGCCAAATTCAATGCTTTGTTTCTTGGAAATGCACAACGACTTGTTTCTCTGATGGATGAGCAGTTTCCTGGATTGGGATTATTGTCCACGGACTGCAAAGAAATGAGCTGGATTGAGTCGGTGCTGTTTTGGTCCAATTATCAAATTGGTACATCTACAGATGTTTTGCTTGAGAGACATTCAACAAAAGAGAAGTACTTGAAGAGGAAATCTGACTATGTGCAAGAGCCTATTTCGAAGACTGATCTTGAAGGAATATGGAAGAAAATGATCCAATTGCGAAAGCCGGTATTGACATTCAATCCTTATGGAGGAAAAATGAGTGAAATTTCAGAACTTGACACTCCATTTCCACATAGAGCAGGGAACATTTACAAAATCCAGTATGCAGCAAGTTGGAAAGAAGAAGGTGCTGAAGCTGTGGATCACAATTTGGATCTTATCAGAAAGCTTTACGATTACATGACTCCTTTTGTGTCAAAATCACCTAGATGTTCATATCTAAATTATAGAGATATTGATGTGGGTATCAATGAAATTGGCAATGCTACTTATGAGCAAGCTAGTGGTTGGGGTACCAAGTATTTCAAAGGCAATTTTGACAGGTTGGTGCAAGTCAAGACCACGGTGGATCCTGGTAATTTCTTTAGATATGAACAAAGCATCCCATCCCTTGAAGCTTCTTCTTCGAAGAATAGAATGTCAGAGTGA
- the LOC133706020 gene encoding probable amino acid permease 7 isoform X2: MAVQHPLELANGCCDDDGHPLRTGTLWSCVAHIITAVISSGVLSLAWSTAQLGWIAGPVSFLCFAIVTYVSAFLLSNCYRSPDPVTGTRNYSYMHAVRVYLGKTQTWVCGLLQYLSLYGTGVACVITTSTSMRAIQRSNCYHREGHKASCEYGDTIYMLLFGAVQIVMSQIPDFHNMGWLSVIAAIMSFTYSFIGFGLGVAKVIENGRVKGSITGVSAATTVNKLWLAFEALGDIAFAYPYSIILLEIQDTLKSPPPENKTMKKASMISIFITTFFYLCCGCFGYAAFGNDTPGNLLTGFGFFEPYWLIDLANACVVLHLVGGYQIYSQPVFAFIESWFSRKFPSSGFVNNFHTLKLPLFPPLHINLCRLCFRTAYVASTTAIAMVFPYFNQVLGVLGALNFWPLAIYFPVEMYFVQKKIGAWTRKWIVLRTFSFFCLLVTIVGLIGSIEGIISAKLG, from the exons ATGGCAGTCCAACATCCTCTTGAACTTGCAAATGGTTGCTGTGATGATGACGGGCATCCATTAAGAACTG GAACCTTATGGAGTTGCGTTGCACATATTATTACCGCTGTTATCAGCTCTGGAGTCCTGTCCTTGGCTTGGAGTACAGCACAGCTAGGTTGGATAGCAGGGCCAGTGTCCTTTCTTTGCTTTGCGATTGTCACCTACGTTTCTGCATTCCTCCTTTCCAATTGCTATAGGTCCCCTGACCCAGTAACCGGAACACGAAACTACTCTTACATGCATGCTGTTAGAGTATATCTTG GTAAAACACAGACATGGGTTTGTGGTTTGCTTCAATATCTGAGCTTGTATGGGACTGGTGTTGCTTGTGTTATTACTACTTCAACTAGCATGAG agcAATTCAAAGATCAAATTGTTACCATAGAGAAGGGCATAAAGCTTCATGTGAATATGGTGATACCATCTACATGCTGCTATTCGGAGCTGTTCAGATAGTAATGTCACAGATACCAGATTTTCATAACATGGGGTGGCTCTCTGTAATTGCAGCAATCATGTCCTTTACCTACTCTTTTATCGGATTTGGACTTGGTGTTGCAAAAGTAATAG AAAATGGGAGGGTTAAGGGGAGCATTACTGGAGTCTCAGCTGCCACTACTGTCAATAAGTTATGGCTAGCCTTCGAAGCACTAGGGGACATTGCTTTTGCCTATCCATACTCGATCATTCTGCTTGAGATACAG GATACTTTGAAGTCACCTCCACCAGAGAACAAGACCATGAAGAAGGCCTCGATGATTTCAATATTTATCACAACTTTCTTTTACCTATGTTGTGGATGCTTTGGATATGCAGCCTTCGGCAATGATACACCTGGAAATCTCTTGACAGGGTTTGGGTTCTTCGAGCCCTATTGGCTCATCGATTTGGCAAATGCTTGCGTTGTTCTTCATTTGGTAGGAGGATATCAG ATATATAGTCAGCCTGTGTTTGCATTTATTGAAAGCTGGTTCAGTAGGAAATTTCCAAGTAGTGGTTTTGTGAATAACTTTCACACCTTGAAACTTCCATTATTTCCTCCTCTTCATATCAATCTTTGCCGGCTATGTTTCCGAACTGCATATGTTGCGTCAACCACTGCCATTGCAATGGTCTTCCCATACTTCAACCAAGTTTTGGGAGTGCTAGGAGCCCTGAACTTTTGGCCTCTGGCTATATATTTTCCCGTGGAAATGTACTTCGTGCAGAAGAAAATAGGTGCTTGGACAAGAAAATGGATTGTTCTTAGAACATTTAGCTTTTTTTGCTTGCTTGTAACAATAGTGGGCTTAATTGGGTCAATTGAGGGAATTATAAGTGCTAAACTTGGCTGA
- the LOC133706020 gene encoding probable amino acid permease 7 isoform X1 → MGDAAEELPLLGSFSSASADDEQEESPKRTGTIWTATAHVITGVIGAGVLSLAWSIAQLGWIAGPLCMIVFAVITLVSTNLLCDCYRFPDPEHGPTRNRSYLEAVKLYLGERSQLVCGIFAEESLYGCGIAYTITSASSIRAIQRSNCYHREGHKASCEYGDTIYMLLFGAVQIVMSQIPDFHNMGWLSVIAAIMSFTYSFIGFGLGVAKVIENGRVKGSITGVSAATTVNKLWLAFEALGDIAFAYPYSIILLEIQDTLKSPPPENKTMKKASMISIFITTFFYLCCGCFGYAAFGNDTPGNLLTGFGFFEPYWLIDLANACVVLHLVGGYQIYSQPVFAFIESWFSRKFPSSGFVNNFHTLKLPLFPPLHINLCRLCFRTAYVASTTAIAMVFPYFNQVLGVLGALNFWPLAIYFPVEMYFVQKKIGAWTRKWIVLRTFSFFCLLVTIVGLIGSIEGIISAKLG, encoded by the exons ATGGGTGATGCAGCAGAAGAGTTGCCATTACTTGGAAGCTTTTCTTCTGCTTCAGCTGATGATGAACAAGAAGAGTCTCCAAAAAGAACTG GAACCATATGGACTGCAACAGCACATGTTATAACAGGAGTGATAGGGGCAGGAGTACTGTCACTTGCATGGAGCATTGCTCAACTAGGGTGGATTGCAGGTCCTCTATGCATGATAGTTTTTGCAGTCATCACCCTTGTTTCAACAAACCTTCTTTGTGACTGCTATAGATTTCCTGATCCTGAACATGGCCCCACCAGAAACAGGTCCTACTTGGAAGCTGTGAAGTTGTATTTGG GAGAGAGAAGCCAATTAGTGTGTGGAATATTTGCAGAGGAAAGCTTATATGGATGTGGAATTGCCTATACCATTACTTCTGCTAGTAGCATAAG agcAATTCAAAGATCAAATTGTTACCATAGAGAAGGGCATAAAGCTTCATGTGAATATGGTGATACCATCTACATGCTGCTATTCGGAGCTGTTCAGATAGTAATGTCACAGATACCAGATTTTCATAACATGGGGTGGCTCTCTGTAATTGCAGCAATCATGTCCTTTACCTACTCTTTTATCGGATTTGGACTTGGTGTTGCAAAAGTAATAG AAAATGGGAGGGTTAAGGGGAGCATTACTGGAGTCTCAGCTGCCACTACTGTCAATAAGTTATGGCTAGCCTTCGAAGCACTAGGGGACATTGCTTTTGCCTATCCATACTCGATCATTCTGCTTGAGATACAG GATACTTTGAAGTCACCTCCACCAGAGAACAAGACCATGAAGAAGGCCTCGATGATTTCAATATTTATCACAACTTTCTTTTACCTATGTTGTGGATGCTTTGGATATGCAGCCTTCGGCAATGATACACCTGGAAATCTCTTGACAGGGTTTGGGTTCTTCGAGCCCTATTGGCTCATCGATTTGGCAAATGCTTGCGTTGTTCTTCATTTGGTAGGAGGATATCAG ATATATAGTCAGCCTGTGTTTGCATTTATTGAAAGCTGGTTCAGTAGGAAATTTCCAAGTAGTGGTTTTGTGAATAACTTTCACACCTTGAAACTTCCATTATTTCCTCCTCTTCATATCAATCTTTGCCGGCTATGTTTCCGAACTGCATATGTTGCGTCAACCACTGCCATTGCAATGGTCTTCCCATACTTCAACCAAGTTTTGGGAGTGCTAGGAGCCCTGAACTTTTGGCCTCTGGCTATATATTTTCCCGTGGAAATGTACTTCGTGCAGAAGAAAATAGGTGCTTGGACAAGAAAATGGATTGTTCTTAGAACATTTAGCTTTTTTTGCTTGCTTGTAACAATAGTGGGCTTAATTGGGTCAATTGAGGGAATTATAAGTGCTAAACTTGGCTGA
- the LOC133673859 gene encoding vacuolar cation/proton exchanger 2-like isoform X3, with translation MGTLAQNGSPHEFEEQSLFSPELGTQKMQPGHISEYGSAPGGFQPGVSKMWRNVVYKSIKTVIFSNKLNVLIPFGPLAILVHILTGHNGLVFLLSLLGIIPLAERLGYATEQLAVYTGPTIGGLLNATFGNATELIIAIYALRHGMIRVVQLSLLGSILSNMLLVLGCAFFCGGLVFYRKEQVFNKATATVNSGLLLMAVMGLLFPAVLHSTHTEVHYGKSELALSRFSSCIMLGVYAAYLFFQLKTQKDPYIPLSEEGSQNGENDNDDDETPEISKWESVFWLSIMTAWISILSEYLVDAIEGTSHTWNLPISFIGVILLPIVGNAAEHAGAIMFAMKDKLDISLGIAIGSSTQISMFGIPFCVVIGWIMGQPMDLNFKLFETATLFITVIVVAFFLQEGSSNYFKGLMLILCYVIVAASFFVHEDPPPEGKP, from the exons ATGGGAACGTTAGCTCAAAATGGGTCACCACATGAGTTTGAGGAGCAGAGTCTTTTTAGCCCGGAATTAGGCACTCAAAAGATGCAACCTGGTCATATATCTGAGTATGGGTCAGCTCCTGGTGGTTTCCAACCTGGTGTTAGTAAGATGTGGAGGAATGTTGTGTATAAGAGCATAAAGACtgtgattttttcaaataaactaAATGTGCTCATCCCTTTTGGGCCTCTTGCAATCCTCGTCCACATTTTGACCGGGCATAAT GGTTTGGTCTTCCTTCTGAGTCTACTGGGTATAATACCTTTGGCTGAGCGTTTAGGTTATGCTACAGA GCAGCTGGCTGTGTACACAGGGCCTACAA TTGGGGGTCTTCTAAATGCTACTTTCGGAAATGCAACAGAACTCATCATAGCAATATATGCACTGAGACATGGAATGATACGTGTTGTTCAGCTGTCATTATTAGGCTCAATTTTATCGAACATGTTGCTGGTGCTTGGGTGTGCATTCTTCTGTGGTGGGCTTGTTTTTTACAGAAAGGAACAAGTTTTTAACAAG GCAACTGCTACTGTGAATTCAGGATTGCTGTTGATGGCAGTCATGGGGCTACTCTTTCCTGCTGTCCTGCACTCCACACACACGGAGGTGCATTACGGGAAGTCAGAGCTGGCTCTTTCAAGATTCAGCAGTTGCATCATGCTTGGGGTTTATGCTGCCTatctttttttccaattaaagaCCCAGAAAGATCCATACATTCCTCTCTCTGAG GAAGGGAGTCAGAACGGGGAGAATGACAATGATGACGATGAGACTCCGGAGATTTCTAAATGGGAATCAGTTTTTTGGCTTTCAATAATGACAGCTTGGATATCTATCCTATCAGAATATTTAGTGGATGCCATAGAG GGAACATCTCATACCTGGAATCTACCAATTTCATTTATAGGGGTTATCTTGCTCCCAATTGTGGGGAATGCTGCTGAGCATGCTGGTGCTATTATGTTTGCTATGAAAGACAAGCTT GATATATCTTTGGGCATTGCAATAGGTTCATCAACACAAATATCTATGTTTGGA ATTCCCTTTTGTGTGGTCATTGGGTGGATAATGGGGCAGCCCATGGACTTAAACTTTAAACTTTTTGAGACTGCAACTCTTTTCATTACTGTCATCGTCGTGGCCTTCTTTCTGCAG GAAGGAtcttctaattattttaaaggaTTGATGCTCATCCTTTGCTATGTAATTGTTGCTGCAAGTTTCTTTGTTCATGAAGATCCTCCTCCTGAAG GCAAGCCATAA
- the LOC133673859 gene encoding vacuolar cation/proton exchanger 2-like isoform X1, with protein MDQNLQVVGTQSQLEMGTLAQNGSPHEFEEQSLFSPELGTQKMQPGHISEYGSAPGGFQPGVSKMWRNVVYKSIKTVIFSNKLNVLIPFGPLAILVHILTGHNGLVFLLSLLGIIPLAERLGYATEQLAVYTGPTIGGLLNATFGNATELIIAIYALRHGMIRVVQLSLLGSILSNMLLVLGCAFFCGGLVFYRKEQVFNKATATVNSGLLLMAVMGLLFPAVLHSTHTEVHYGKSELALSRFSSCIMLGVYAAYLFFQLKTQKDPYIPLSEEGSQNGENDNDDDETPEISKWESVFWLSIMTAWISILSEYLVDAIEGTSHTWNLPISFIGVILLPIVGNAAEHAGAIMFAMKDKLDISLGIAIGSSTQISMFGIPFCVVIGWIMGQPMDLNFKLFETATLFITVIVVAFFLQEGSSNYFKGLMLILCYVIVAASFFVHEDPPPEGKP; from the exons atggaTCAAAATTTACAAGTGGTAGGAACTCAATCTCAACTTGAA ATGGGAACGTTAGCTCAAAATGGGTCACCACATGAGTTTGAGGAGCAGAGTCTTTTTAGCCCGGAATTAGGCACTCAAAAGATGCAACCTGGTCATATATCTGAGTATGGGTCAGCTCCTGGTGGTTTCCAACCTGGTGTTAGTAAGATGTGGAGGAATGTTGTGTATAAGAGCATAAAGACtgtgattttttcaaataaactaAATGTGCTCATCCCTTTTGGGCCTCTTGCAATCCTCGTCCACATTTTGACCGGGCATAAT GGTTTGGTCTTCCTTCTGAGTCTACTGGGTATAATACCTTTGGCTGAGCGTTTAGGTTATGCTACAGA GCAGCTGGCTGTGTACACAGGGCCTACAA TTGGGGGTCTTCTAAATGCTACTTTCGGAAATGCAACAGAACTCATCATAGCAATATATGCACTGAGACATGGAATGATACGTGTTGTTCAGCTGTCATTATTAGGCTCAATTTTATCGAACATGTTGCTGGTGCTTGGGTGTGCATTCTTCTGTGGTGGGCTTGTTTTTTACAGAAAGGAACAAGTTTTTAACAAG GCAACTGCTACTGTGAATTCAGGATTGCTGTTGATGGCAGTCATGGGGCTACTCTTTCCTGCTGTCCTGCACTCCACACACACGGAGGTGCATTACGGGAAGTCAGAGCTGGCTCTTTCAAGATTCAGCAGTTGCATCATGCTTGGGGTTTATGCTGCCTatctttttttccaattaaagaCCCAGAAAGATCCATACATTCCTCTCTCTGAG GAAGGGAGTCAGAACGGGGAGAATGACAATGATGACGATGAGACTCCGGAGATTTCTAAATGGGAATCAGTTTTTTGGCTTTCAATAATGACAGCTTGGATATCTATCCTATCAGAATATTTAGTGGATGCCATAGAG GGAACATCTCATACCTGGAATCTACCAATTTCATTTATAGGGGTTATCTTGCTCCCAATTGTGGGGAATGCTGCTGAGCATGCTGGTGCTATTATGTTTGCTATGAAAGACAAGCTT GATATATCTTTGGGCATTGCAATAGGTTCATCAACACAAATATCTATGTTTGGA ATTCCCTTTTGTGTGGTCATTGGGTGGATAATGGGGCAGCCCATGGACTTAAACTTTAAACTTTTTGAGACTGCAACTCTTTTCATTACTGTCATCGTCGTGGCCTTCTTTCTGCAG GAAGGAtcttctaattattttaaaggaTTGATGCTCATCCTTTGCTATGTAATTGTTGCTGCAAGTTTCTTTGTTCATGAAGATCCTCCTCCTGAAG GCAAGCCATAA